Genomic segment of Drosophila takahashii strain IR98-3 E-12201 chromosome X, DtakHiC1v2, whole genome shotgun sequence:
tgttctcaaaagaaatcaaaaaaaatctggaaaattcaaaaaattcataaaaattatttattcaattcgaaatgaattagaaaaacattcaatttatttcacatagaattgaattaaacaaatcagaaatttcatggctaaattgaatgattcacgcagggctctaattctaactttaattttaattttatctataactattttttttatctaactttaactttaattttaaaatttataattactaaaaaaatacacaactTCTTGTACGttctaattttttgtttttcaaataattacaccataaatttttgaattgtaataaaaatgttttcttatgtttgtttgcttttaagattttataatgTTAGTGAGTAAGACAAAATGACTAATGTAAACATATTGTACCCAAAGTGACTGGTGCCCTGTAGCACTgggataaaaccaaaaaaaataaattaaattaaaatgtagagATTAGATGGCGTGGGCATCTGAGGCATCTCCTTTTCCTTACCCCATTTTGGCGCAGCAGCAGTATGAGCAGGTGCCACATGAGCGCATGCGAGGCACGGTACTTGACCACGCTGCCCTGCGGACTCTTCTGGGTGGCATAGAGCACGGTGCAGCCCTTGGTGGGTCCCAGTCGGATCTGTTCCTTGCAGAAGCTGATGATCTTGTCCTTGTGCAGCTTGCGGCCCTGCAGGGGACCCGGATACATGCGCAGCAGGCTGCTCGTTCCGTCGCGGATGCGCGGCGGCGCCACCTCCACATCGTTGCGCAAACGCCCGCGGCCGGCGTACTTGGGCTTCACCTTCAGCAGCAGACTCATCGCGTACGAGGCCACCAAATGGGGCCGGTTGAACTGCAGGGGCGTGCGTCGGCGCGGCGGACGAGCCACCGCGGTGGTGGTCACCGTTCCAGCGGTGGCCAATCCACCGTAGGTCGATGGTGCCGCTTCGGCAGCAGCTCTGCGGTGGATAACAAGAACACAGGCTTTAGTACAATCGCTTGGATAGTCCGTGGGgaagcaataaaaaatatcatgcAAAATCGAAAGGGGGATTGGGAGTTTCGAGAGATCAGAGATCGGGTTAGGGAAGTATATAGAGTGGAGTGGGGAAAAAATAATCCATCAGTCGAGTAGATTTCAACAGTTCCCGCTGCATGCCACTTAAAGGAAAGATTTCGACAGGCCCTCTCAAAACCCaagcataaatattattataaatattataatacttCGTTCAGCCTAAAAAATcctattgcatttttttctacCGCACCTGACCTTTAAAAAGgttcttaaaacttttttgcagAATTTAGGAGATTATATGAAATTTACTAACtattcattaatttaaaagctaaggtttctttggatttttgtGATGACTTGATCAGTGATCAATTCAGATAACTGGATTTTTGTTCATACAAGAAccaataaaacttttaatataaatatataccgaataataataaattgataaatattttttatatcaaataaatatagaatTAAGTTTCCTGAACCCAACCATCCAAAAATGAGACAGAGACAGAAATCGAGAGATGATCTCAGGGACAAAGCGAAAAACGATTTTCCAAAGCAGCAGAAGTGTGAGTGCGACAGAGAAGGCGAAAGTGGGTGAGAGGGAcaggtgtttttgtttataattttgcCTAGGCAGCGCAAAGCTTCGcgggagagaaagagagaaagcACGACAGAAAGCTAGAAAGTGGGATTTAGTTTTTGATGGACAGCAGAATTTATCAGATTGATTTTTCAGTATTACTTGATATTtgttgtatacccttgcagaattattttaatttagtaatTTACTGGTAATTTTGGTTATAATAGTCATAAAAAGAAGATTTTGGttccaattaattaatttagttttttttggacAAAGATATTTAACACTTTTGCTTATAATCGAACTGtaattgtatatttaatattttcaactgaacttttatataatataaggacattttgtacgtttttttttgattggttAATTATTGGTTTtaactgcaagggtatatttAAACTTTGGCTTGCCAAAGTTAAAGTCTTTTTGGTTGGCTTGGCactcttttcttgttttttttggtattttttgacCACCTGATATCGAGACCGCACTCGGAACCAGCGTAATACGGTCCGCATCGGGAATTGCGTCCATCGCCGTTTAAATTGCTCAACGAGCGGGCACTGGAGAGCGAAGGATATGGATGGTATTGGTTATAGATGGATCCTCCTCGTGATCCGTAAAAACTGGCATTATCCTCCGTAATGTTAAAACTCGAGTTTAGCGGATCCTCCctgtgatgttgctgttgttgttgttgttgttgttgctggtagATCAGCTCTTTGTATTGTTGGCGATGGAATTCATTGGCTTGGGTTATGTATGCGTGTGTATACCtgtattgtatatatatgtaaaggTGGGAAGTTGGGCAGATAGCACaattgatgttgttgttgttgttgttcgttTTTTTGGTTgtgcattttgttgttgttgttggttagAGACGAAAACAGTTTTGCGGttatttacaaatttccaTTAGTTTCTTATTGGGttttgttgtgtgtttttgtttttctaattagTAAAACACGTACACAACGAACGACAGACGGGGGGGAACAAATTGGAAGTGGAACATGATATATGGTTGGGATGGTGGAATCCAATTGGAGTATGTAACATGTACTGGGTAACGGTGACAACGCAAGGGAAAGAGAAAGCTGCAAGAGGGCGGGCGGgcgagcgagcgagacagACCTCGTTTCTAATCACTAACTACAAAAAAAGCATTTTAGTTTAGTTGATTAGATTAAGTAGCCCAAGTCCAACCTCAACATTTAAGGGGCGGGGTCAGGGTTTAAACAGGAGGGACAGGGTTGGGGTATGGTCCCATTATTAGGTTAGACAAACTAAATTAATCATTAGTTTTTTAGTTAGCAAACAGCAAACTAAGGTAAAAGAGTAAGAGAAAACCGAAAGCTACTTCAAGATCAACACACTTAGAGCCAGGGTAAAAGGTTCAGGCTAGAGGTTAAGGTAGAAGTTAACCGGGGGTTAAACAAAACTATAGGAACGGTGGCAAAGGAACACGATTTCGGATCAGCCGAATCTATGGATCCTTGCGGAAACTTGCAGAGATTTTGGAGCTtacttttaactattttaacgCTTGAATAACAACAGGCTATCTacgtaatttatttaatcttttttttttaagtgcctgAAATTTATGGATCATTAAAAAGGGATTTAACACGCTGAAGTCATGAGTCAAGTTACGTCACTTTGGAATTTGTGGGAGGAAAAAGGTTttgaaaagaataaaaaaaaattttgaatttattttaaacactaAACTTTTAATATATGGGTTTTGCAAGTAAAGTTCGCCGTTATAACAATGAATCttaatttaaatcttaaaagcaaatttttattttggcaacTTGGTGTgataacataaaatattatttcaaaatgGTTCAGTATTCAAGCTAACTGCTTTTGACAACCGAAAGCCATTGCAAAACCCATTAAAAAAACCTCTCAAAAGTCTCTGCAAGTCTATACGAAATTCTCTAGAGGACTTTAACGAGAAAACTTGAAcataaacgaaaaaaaaactaggcTGGGCAGTTGGATAACTAACCTTTCTCGCTCCCTCAGCAGGGCGGCTTCACTGCTCCCGCTGACACTGCCTCCGcttgcggcggcggcggcggccaccAACTGGGCGGCACTCACCGGAACAGCGCCGGGCACCAAGCCAGgaatcgctgctgctgctgctgctgcgccgccAGGAACTCCGGACTTCGAGGCAGCCGCCGAGACAGCGGCCGCCGTCATCGAGTTGATCATCTGGCCGTAGAACTTGGCGTACATATCGGCATAGGCATGCGGATTGCGCGACATCTGCTCGTACATGGAGTACGAATCGTAGGCACCGCCATACTGATCATACTGATTGCGACGCTTGCCGGAACCGGAACCACCTCCTCCgctgccaccgccgccgccgccgctggtgTTGCCTCCGTTGATGCGCTCCTTCTCGAGATCACTGTTGCGCGAGCTCTTCCGGCGGTACTCCTCGTAGCCACCGTCCCAGTTCCGCAGATCCTGGTGACGTCGGCGACCCTCCTCTGGGCGGCCACTGCGTCCCTGATTCTCGTAGCTCCGTCGTCCGCCCGACGATCGCGATTTGTCGGCCGACGATGGCTGTTTGTTGGAGCGTCTGGAGTATTGACGATCGTGATCACGATCGCGTTCCGGTTCGTAGTAGTCGAACGACGGCTCCTCGGCGGCGCTGCGTCGCTGGCTGCGGCCGGTTTTACTGCTCCGGCCACCACCTCCTCTTCCCTCAGTGCCTCCGCCATCGAGTTCTCCCTCGCCGAGATGATTGATCTCGGGATTATCCGATTCGCCGTcgtagttgctgttgttgtagcGACGCGAATGATCGTACGAACGCTCCTGATCCTCGCCGCCACTGTGATACTTATTCGAGCGTCGCCGCCAGTGCCGCTCACGCTCCCTATCCCGTTCCCGCTCCCTTTCCCTTTCCCGCTCGGCCTTCGGTTCCGCTGGATGGCGACGCGATCGCGTCGAGTCGTGATTGTTGCTCCGCCTGTGCTGCGTTTCCCTCAGCGATTTGGTCTCGTGGTGGGCAGCACCGCGTACCGAGTCCTCCGTTTCGCCATCGTAGGTGTAGTGACCATGGCTGCGTCCGCGGCCCTGCCGCTCGTCCATCAGATCCCGGCGCTCGCGCTCCCGATCGCGCTCCCTTTCGCTCTGCAGGAACTCATCCGACTCGTCCTCGGACTCCAGATCCAGCGAGGCATTCGCGCGACGTCCCCCCGCCGCCGCCCGCTTCTTCTCCTGCtgttgcggctgctgctgctgtagaAGAGGTAGCTGCGGTTGCTGTGGTTGCTGTGGTTGCGGGGTGACTGCCTGCGGCGGTTGGTTGATGTGATGCAGCTGCAGCTCCGGCTCATCGGGCTGAATATTGTGATGTACCGACAATGTCGGGGGAAGTTCGGCCAGCGCTGGTGGCGGAATGGCTTCGCGATCCTCCAGATTCTCACCATCCAGCACCTGCTCCCTCAACGATGGTGCGTTCGTCTCCACGCCCGTGACGACGCGACGCGGTGGCGTCTGTATATTGCGCACTTGCTGCCCGCCGTCGTCCGAGGTGTCCTCGCCGTCCGCCTGACGCTCCTGCATGTGCAGGGCAGCCGCCTGGGCGACATCGAGCGCCGGCTGCTCCGTGGCGCCGGTGACCaggcgctgctgctgcgagtCCAGCTCCGGCTGGCCCAGAACCAGACGGGACAAGCCCGGTGGCGGCAGCAGACCCGCATCCTGATCCGCCTCGCCCTCGCCCAGCTGCTCGGACAGGTGACTCGTCTGCAGGTACTGCGCCCGCTCGTCATTAGGGGCGGACAACACCTCCTGGTTGTCCACCGCTGGCTGAGCGTACAGCGATGCGGTTGCTGCAGGAATTGGGGCACCTGGTGAAGCCTCAACAGGTGGTGCCGCCAGCAAGTTGAAGCCATCGCCATGGGCCTCCCCGGGAGGCGGGGCAACTGGAGGAGCTAATGGCGCTACAGCCGGTGCTGGTGGTGAAGGAGCTCCGCCCGCCGGACTGGCCATTATGTTCACTCGCTTATTGAGGCCCGCGGAGCGCTTGAAGGGATTGCCAGCCGCTGGAGTCAAGCTGGGCGGCAGTGCAGCCGGTGGTGCAATGCCAGCGGCGTCCGTTGGTGGTGCTACCACGCCGGCAAGAGGCGCTGGAGGAGCTACCCCGCCGGCAAGAGGCGCTGGAGGAGCTACCACAGCAAATGGTGGTGCAGCAAACGCAGAAAGTGATGTTGGTGGCTGGTTTTGGAAAGCCTGGGGCGGCACAATGGCATCCAGTTCGGGTTCCTGACCAACCTCCGGCTGCTGAGGCAATGATGCTGCCTGCTGATCCGTTGGAGGCGGCAGCTCCACATTGTTATTGACACTATTGCCGGTGGCAAAGGCTTGCCAACTGCCTGGCGAGGACTGGACATTGAAGGAGTCCTCGAGCAGTTGCCCCGATGGCTCCAGCAAGGCCTCGTTGCTAAggctattattgttgttgctattgtCGTTCCAATCGCCCCAATCACCCcagccacctcctcctcctcctccgccgctaTTATTGTTGTCAAACGAGTCCAGAGCGGGTTCCGCTGGAGCCGGGACTTGTGGCTGCTGGTGAGTGGGATAATACAGTTGCTGCTGGATattatgttgctgctgcgtaGGCTGttgtggctgctgttgctgcagtggcagttgctgctgttgctgctgcagtggcagttgctgctgctgtcctgCAAAGTAGTTATTGTAGTTCagcgactgctgctgctgctgctgatcctCCGGCCAGTAAtttggctgctgttgctggaaCATTTGGCTGGCGTAgagctgctgatgctgctgatgctgctgctgtgcaggatgaggttgctgctgctgctgctgctgttggggcgttgcatgttgctgcggggcctgttgctgctgctgctgctgctgctgatgcggTGGCAGCCAGGGCGCATTGTTGTGCAACATGTTGGATCTTTAAGAAGGGAAACAAAAcacatattaaaattaattaaaaaggcaATGGATCATTTGAGTGGAACATAAAAGCCTACTAATTCTAACAATTCCTACTCCTTTCCTGAAAtatcaccaaaaaagtttcttCATTATGTCCTTAATGATTACCTCGCTTTATAAATATCTTTTCATGtttaaatgtacatatatttctTGTAAAACGAGATTACTAAGCCAACAATCTTAATTTCATAAGTGTACATGTCTATTTCAATTCTCTTgggttttttcttaaatgaaaaaaaatcttaaagacAAAATTCTTCTTAAAATtctcttctgtttttttaatttttctaatatgTTTCGATCTAGAAataagatacatttttaaaatcccaagtaaaatgcctttttaaaaaagcggaaacttttttttaaaattaaagttctaTAAGTGTTTTTTGAGATTATTAAGTTTAAGGTTTTcctatatttgtaatattaccAAGGGTCTTTTATATATCTCAAAACTTGTGTTGTCCTTAAAAGAGCTTTATATATCAGTACCATTGGGCTACCCTTAGATACTTTAAAGGTTTTTAGGTGTTATAAGGATTTTCCCCGAGGAGTTCGCAGGTGGTGGGTGCTGGATTTTGTGGGGCAGTTCAATGAACCAAACCAGTTTTGATGGAAAATTACCCGTTTGAACTGATTTTTCCTCAATTCCTGTTAAGGATCGTAAATAGCGGTGGAAGGCACGCAAAcgaatttttaacaatatggaatatatatatattattatcaaGCCACAATGAGCGTAAAATCAAAAGTTAAAAGTTTACGTGGACGTTTGCcatatatgtacgtatgtGTTTGTATGTACGTTCGTTTTGTTACCACCGTTTCGCTCTCttactgttgttgtttttgttctcTTGACGCAGCAGGTTTTTTTCGCTGCACTGCActgtttttttacctttttccaAGCCACTGATAATTTTAACACTTAATTTTTCGTAAACTGGCCCTagaatatattttgaacttgCGTATTTTCCTcctgtttttcttcttttctgcTTTGCAAGTCAAAAGTGAAAACACTCTCTGGGGGAAAAAATTGGAGCAGTggtggagagagagagagagagagagggagagagctcTTCCTCTCGGCAAAAAAGAACCAAACGCAGGGTTGCAATCCGGTGTTCCCGTGCAAAAGTTGACCACACAATTATTTTTACTGgccataataaaagaaaaacacttgGCAGTTGTCTTTGTCAATTTATgtttcttataaaaataaaacacacacaattatTACGAGAGagccagcacacacacacgcacccaggctcacacacacactcactctgTCCCTTTCCTTTTCTTCTAATTAGCTTACGCTGCCCACTGACTTACACAAATCGCTCGTTTATTTACACGCACTTGGTACTGTCCTCTGGCAGTTGACTAAACAATACATTTACTTGTTGGCTGATTGCTAAAGCAGTCGTCTTGGCttttaaacaattaactttggaattttttcgaTCCGAACACAGCAAATCTCCCAAATGCCAACTCGACTTTCGTGTAGGGATGtgaaaaatataccaaaatatcaatatatcgatatttttggaataaaaataaatatttatatcgtgAATATGTGGAATAtcgctattattttaaatatattttttatatttcaaaaatcgaACTAATCTGAAACGaagtttcaaaaattaataataatttatgaattatattaaatattataataaaatgcaGGAAAAAAAGCGAAACTAAAACCGTAATACTCCAGGAACATTAACTATTTGCTGAAATTTCAGCTTGACATTTTTTGTAGCTTGTATACCAGgccctattttttaaatttgttgtgaaAAAAACTGTAATATTGGgcttaaaaacgttttaaattgatttaatttacaataaaccttaagttaattttataaaaaatgtaaatatactTCCATCTACCTAGATTTTTATattctgtttttaaaaatgaatttgttttgtcaatttataaataagagttttaaaatgcgtagtttttattataagttAACGGAACTCAAGGCGTttcaaaagatttttttgCCATCAAATCGGGAATCCCCTTACTAGCAAATATCGATATTTGTACGCCTGCCTATCGCTGGACAcacgtgtgcgtgtgtgtgtgtgtgtgtgcctatCGCCAGCTGATGCCTTAGCGCTTGCGTATTTTGTTGATATTTGCAAGCCACGCGAGACGAGAAGAGATGCTGCGCCTACTCGTGTCCAACTGCGGCAGGAGCAGCGACTTGTACAGGTAGGATGCACCACGCGGAGTCGCCGGCTGGCAGGGCCGATTCCCGGGTAGCCAGCAGCTGGTGAGGAGCATAACAACACTCCCCCCTTGGCCCTCACTCCGGTTATGTCATCAATCGCAAATAGCCAATCGCCAACTTATCATTAACCGCCCTTTTCTTTGCCATAGTCGCCACCTACTGCAGCCCTCGCAGCAGCCACTGCCACGCCTCCAGAACGCCGCCCGCCTGATGCGACAACATTTGCGCGGGACGAACGCCAAGGGAGccccgcatccgcatccgcatctgcCCACGCCCCCGTCCCCGCCCACAAGCGCCAGCCGCCTGCTACACACGACACGCCTCCTTCTTTGGGGCGGCGGAAGTCTGGCCATCGGCCTGGGCGCCCGCTCCTGGTGGGCGGGGCACCGCGGGGCGATTGTCCACTGCGAGGGAAGCCGGCTGGCCGTTCGCAAGgagccggaggaggaggagggaacGGCCGAGGAGCAGCACTTCGACTGGCGGCGACTGTGGGCCTACCTGGAGCCACATCTCTGGGAGCTCATCGGGGCCATATGCGTGAGTAGGCTAGTGTGCGGCAGGAGGGCAAGGATCAATAGGAGAATCTAGTCCAAAGACCCTTTAAAATTCTAAGAATATTATTCGCCAGGGTATCAAGAAGTTGGGAATCCACAGAGATACTAAATCCTAGGCCAAAGTTCATATTTCAGTGCCCTATATCAAGATAGAAAGCCTTTATATGGTATAATATGATACAAAATGATATGTGCATAGTGGTATATGATCCAAAATATGAGAAATAGAGGAATTAAGATCCAAAAGCTGAGatctaatatattttctttccaTTTCCAAAGTTTCTAGTGTTTTACCTACATATCTTCAGTATGAACTTCTtggatattcattaaaaaaacagGGCAGTCCAAATATTagtgttttttataaagaaactGAGatctaatatattttctttccaTTTGCAAAGTTTCTAGTGTTTTACCTACATATCTTCAGTATGAACTTCTTGAATATTCATTACAAAAGACCAGGGCAGTCCAAATATTagtgttttttataaagaaaccAGAGTAAACTCCATAGGAATCCATAAATACATCAATGACTTACTCATGTAACTCGCACCTTTTCTTACAGGCAGCCCTGATAGTCGCTTACATCAACATCCGCATCCCAAACCTGCTCGGCGACCTGGTCAACACACTGGCGCGATATGCCAACACATATGTGACGGACCCGATCAACAACTCGTTCGTGAAGGACGTGAGCAAGCCGGCCGGCAATCTGCTGAGCCTGTACATGCTGCAGTCGGGATTCACCTTCATGTACATCTACCTGTTGAGTCGCGTCGGCGAGCAGATGGCGGCCAAGATGCGGCAGGATCTGTTCACGCAGATCGTCGTCCAGGACATTGCCTTCTTCGATGAGAATCGAACGGGTGAGCTGGTCAACCGGCTGACCGCCGATGTGCAGGACTTCAAGACCTCGTTCAAGCAGTTCGTGGCCCAGGGACTGCGCAGTGCTGCCCAGCTAATCGGCGGCAGCATATCGCTCTTCATGATTTCCCCGCACATGGCAGCCATTGCGCTGGCCAGTGTCCCCTGCGTGGTGATGTTCATGACGTATTTGGGCAGGAAACTGCGCTCGCTGAGCAAGAGTTCGCAGGCGCAGGCGGAACGGGCGACGGGCGTTTGCGAGGAGGCCCTCTCGAACATCCGAACGGTGCGCTCCAGTGCCTGTGAGTACCGCGAGATGCAGCTGTTCGAGGCGGAGACCAATGAGGCGGCCCGCCTGGCGCAGGAACTCGGCTACGGCATCGCCATCTTCCAGGGCCTGACCAACTTCTTCCTCAACACACTGGTCCTGTCCACGCTCTTCATGGGCGGCCACCTCATGTCCACGGAGAGCCTGTCGCCGGGCGCCCTGATGGCCTTCCTGGTGGCCTCACAGGGCGTCCAGCGATCCCTGGCCCAGGGCTCCATCCTGCTGGGCACCATGATCAGGGGCATGACCGCTGGCAGCCGGGTGTTCGAGTTCCTCTCGCTGCAGCCGCAGGTGGAGCTGCTGCGCGGCTACATCATCCCGCAGGAGCGGCTGCACGGCGAGATTCGGTTCGAGAACGTCTCCTTCGCATATCCCATGCGGCCGGATCATGTGAGTACTCAAGTCCTTGAAAATCAGGCCCTTTTTTATGTAATACTTACCAACTTCTTATCGCTTCCGCAAGCAGATAACCAATTCATAACCGCCACAAACATTTATGTCTAATATATATGACTAAGTGATAAAAAGATTACCACTAGACTAATAATCCAAATtatttcctttccttttctgTGTAAAAACTGATATAAAAACTAACAAATGGGTAAGAAGTTCTCAACTGCTCATATGAAATATTAGATTTCTTCAttggttatcatctgtgatttttttgaaattttttggtgtccatttagggacgctatgaatttttgaagttaagaacttaaaaaattttctcaaacttcaaattagtatatctcgagaacgattttaaatgtgtactgggggagttagaaaataattttcttactttttttgttgtccaaaaagtatgaattttaattatttgaaatttttatcgCTGTTTTGAAAGTATttcttcatcctataaaataaacttaactatccaaggttgtccatctcataaccaacttaatttacccgatgaaacatttttgttcctttgcatcatttgaagaaaatctaataTATCAcatgcgcagttgagaaattcttacccatacctatatttatatttatatttatttatttaaaatattataaacgtTCGTTTCCCGCAGGTGGTGCTCAAGGACTTCAGCCTGACGCTCCGCCCGGGCCAGACGGTGGCCCTGGTGGGAGCCAGTGGATCCGGCAAGTCGACCATAGCCTCGCTGGTCGAACGCTTCTACGAACCCTCGGCGGGCAATATCAAGCTGGACGGCTACAAGCTGTCGGACATCTCGCCCTATTGGCTGCGCTCCAATGTCCTCGGTTTCATCGAACAGCAGCCGGTGCTTTTTGGCACCTCGATATTGGAGAACATCCGCTACGGGAGGCCGGATGCGGGCGAGGAGGATGTGTTTGCGGCTGCGCGCCTCTCGCAATCGCACGACTTTGTGACCGCCCTGCCCGATGGCTATGCGACGCATGTGGGCGAAAGGGGCACCCAGTTGAGCGGTGGTCAGCGGCAGCGCATCGCCATCGCCCGGGCGCTGCTGAAGAACCCGCGCATCCTCATCCTGGACGAGGCGACGAGCGCCCTGGACGCCACCAGCGAGGCGGAGGTGCAGAAGGCACTGGACACGGCGGTTAAGAACCGCACCACCCTGGTGATTGCTCACCGGTTGTCCACGATACGAAACGCTGACCTCATCGTCGTTCTTGACCAGGGACGTGTCGTGGAGGTGAGTTGCCCTTCGTTGAATATGCAGACATATCATAcatttaaagtaaagtaaaaaatCAGAGTTATTAGTTTTAAGTATGCAACTTTCTTGCAAACAATTTAATGTCTTTGTGTTGTATCTTTCAGACCGGCAAACACGACGAACTGATGGCCAAGCGGGGCCTGTACTTCGAGCTGGTGCGTCAGCAGGAGCGACGGGACATCCAGGAGCAGGTTCAGGCCGTGGAGGACGTGGTGGCCgccaaggagcagcagcagcagccaattGCAACGGCGACACTGAGCAGCAGTTCCGGCGGCAGGACGAACACCGCCCAAGGATAGAAGCGATCGTAGGCAAATTGATGATTCCCTGTACACTTAATTTATTAGAACGTTTTGTTTTCACTCTTTTTATTTCCAACtgaccaaaaacaaaagataacTGGTGAGAGACGCTAACGATAagtatacaataaaataaacgcTGAAGACagtattgtttttgttataaaaataaagtatttcattgacattttcaaaatattcacCGGGTTTCATCGATAAAGACTGGGGATTTAAATGTGATGTGGTGACTCGGAAATCTCTTTTTAACCGAATTTAGTCCGAATTAAACCGTAGATCAACACAAATTCCAATCGTCTTTGTACGATTTCCGGATAAAGTTAATCTAATAAAATCCACAAATTCGGCAGCTGTAAAACATAAGTAtatttgtgtaatttttttgagcatctgaaatcaaatgatcctatcttaattttcttgagagtaataatacattttcttttatcTCTACTATGCAatctatatattataatatagtGAATGTTGGTCAAACGATTTAGGCCTTATCATCATTTCAACAAAGGTAAGCGAGTAGGTCCAATCTTCGTTATGCCAGGAGCCCCAAATAATTccatttgtttttccatctGT
This window contains:
- the Sec16 gene encoding uncharacterized protein Sec16 isoform X9; the encoded protein is MLHNNAPWLPPHQQQQQQQQQAPQQHATPQQQQQQQQPHPAQQQHQQHQQLYASQMFQQQQPNYWPEDQQQQQQSLNYNNYFAGQQQQLPLQQQQQQLPLQQQQPQQPTQQQHNIQQQLYYPTHQQPQVPAPAEPALDSFDNNNSGGGGGGGGWGDWGDWNDNSNNNNSLSNEALLEPSGQLLEDSFNVQSSPGSWQAFATGNSVNNNVELPPPTDQQAASLPQQPEVGQEPELDAIVPPQAFQNQPPTSLSAFAAPPFAVVAPPAPLAGGVAPPAPLAGVVAPPTDAAGIAPPAALPPSLTPAAGNPFKRSAGLNKRVNIMASPAGGAPSPPAPAVAPLAPPVAPPPGEAHGDGFNLLAAPPVEASPGAPIPAATASLYAQPAVDNQEVLSAPNDERAQYLQTSHLSEQLGEGEADQDAGLLPPPGLSRLVLGQPELDSQQQRLVTGATEQPALDVAQAAALHMQERQADGEDTSDDGGQQVRNIQTPPRRVVTGVETNAPSLREQVLDGENLEDREAIPPPALAELPPTLSVHHNIQPDEPELQLHHINQPPQAVTPQPQQPQQPQLPLLQQQQPQQQEKKRAAAGGRRANASLDLESEDESDEFLQSERERDRERERRDLMDERQGRGRSHGHYTYDGETEDSVRGAAHHETKSLRETQHRRSNNHDSTRSRRHPAEPKAERERERERERDRERERHWRRRSNKYHSGGEDQERSYDHSRRYNNSNYDGESDNPEINHLGEGELDGGGTEGRGGGGRSSKTGRSQRRSAAEEPSFDYYEPERDRDHDRQYSRRSNKQPSSADKSRSSGGRRSYENQGRSGRPEEGRRRHQDLRNWDGGYEEYRRKSSRNSDLEKERINGGNTSGGGGGGSGGGGSGSGKRRNQYDQYGGAYDSYSMYEQMSRNPHAYADMYAKFYGQMINSMTAAAVSAAASKSGVPGGAAAAAAAIPGLVPGAVPVSAAQLVAAAAAASGGSVSGSSEAALLRERERYTHAYITQANEFHRQQYKELIYQQQQQQQQQQHHREDPLNSSFNITEDNASFYGSRGGSIYNQYHPYPSLSSARSLSNLNGDGRNSRCGPYYAGSECGLDIRAAAEAAPSTYGGLATAGTVTTTAVARPPRRRTPLQFNRPHLVASYAMSLLLKVKPKYAGRGRLRNDVEVAPPRIRDGTSSLLRMYPGPLQGRKLHKDKIISFCKEQIRLGPTKGCTVLYATQKSPQGSVVKYRASHALMWHLLILLLRQNGYIADTDVGDLLLENQQEYPYEPSEYEAENEPDVEAEQEAAAPGEKSVESDLDSESAAGAAAATPEETPAGGATNGGDAGAPQSPLSEQAATDKFRSYVLRGNVEEALQWATDNGLWTHAFFLALYEDRYALTDVAQKFLNRAIKANDPLQTLYQMKSCQTPACVSQLRDEQWGDWRSHLSILVTNKSRQPKYDRSSVVALGDTLFQRGDIYAAHFCYLVAQEEFGRYDSSATELTTLTANVPRLILLGSSHYKHFNEFASNEAIIMTEIYEYARSLFDPKFSIAHFQHYKFLLATRILDYGQHFRCTNYLEQIARHIELKPESYDIDFIQRVCGLAERLRYHDPILINRVSFASPPNAASKDSAAPEEKAWLRQLRSLADVPQQEQLQLHHQVQQQQQEQNDIDQQFAEVNKQFRELNMQYDGGNLESTLQTQLPPVEQQQQPAQSEVPPPQQQYYEPPPAAAAAAAQVPAESDPYGQQQGSYYDPNAGMQHQYDPNAGIQHQYDPNTEAHHQYEHGQIEPASEAYQPAADPSAAPAGYGYDYWSGTQQPPYGDEPALKDEAEEEEDEQQILQQAQQQQQLRVAKQQQEQHTRTNGAANSNNNRFKSNALKQEKGSSITALRKRQEASRTATIAAAAAAIAQITPAKVATAAAAATTTAATSAKAFNLNDLQQQQARPAISMPKSKSYGDEDDGGAAHPGQKPTPEAAGKQQASGKQSNSGGDLGAPGNQNAGWFGGLWNKLSLKPKNQMILPDDKNPTIVWDKERKCWTNTEGGTDETESFKPPPKMSDLGMGMPPAMGMGMGMGVGMGAATNPLGSHQPAPLMDQQQQQPQPQQPPSQPQMYGSPIDYTAAPAAPEMIPTVPTPAPLPVPSPAPLAAAANPSPAANPGGPQPKLQSNMFKMQRNRTLKNSYVDVFNPSGAPMSAAPENVLAPIMAPAAVPQGGFFVPGQQ